GCGAGCGACGGCTGGCTCGACACCGGCGACATCGGCTACCTCGTCGATGGCGAAGTCGTCATCACGGGCCGCCACAAGGACATGATCATCGTCAACGGACGCAACATCTGGCCGCAGGACATCGAGCGCATCGCCGAACGCCAGCCGGAGCTCCGCTCGCAGGACGCCTCCGCGTTCAGCGTGCCCGGCCCGACCGGCAGCGAAATGGCCGTGGTGGTCGTGCAGTGCGCCTCCAACGATCCGACGGTACGCGCCACGCTCGTCCAGCGCATCCGCCGCGAGGTGCTCGAAGAACTCGCCGTCGATTGCGTCATCGAGCTGGTGCCGCGGCATACGCTGCCGCGCACCTCGTCCGGCAAGCTGTCCCGCTCGGCGACGCGCACCGGCTATCTCGCACGGCAGGCGCAGGAGCCGCCCCTCCGGGTCGCAGCTTCACGATGAACGACGCGCCGGGCAGGGCCTCCACCGTTGTCGCGCTGACCGGCGCCACGGGCTTCATCGGTAACGCCCTGCGCGAGCGGTTGCTGCGCGGCGGCCACGCCGTGCGCGCGCTCTATCGCCCCCGCCGAGGTCGCGTGATGCCGCAGGCGCCGGGCCTCACGTGGGTGGCGGGCGACCTGGGCGACCGCGACGCCCTCGCCGCGCTGGTCGAGGGCGCGAAGGTGGTGGTGCATTGCGCCGGCAACGTGCGCGGCGCGCGGCGCGAGGATTTCGACCTCGTCAACGAAAAGGGCGTGGCCGACATCGCGCAGGCCGCGCGCGGCACCGCCGGATGCGAGCGCTTCCTGCTGATTTCGTCGCTGGCCGCGCGCGAGCCCCAGTTGTCCGATTACGCGCGCAGCAAACGGCTCGGCGAGGAGGCGCTCGCGGCGCACGCGGGCCATCTCGCATGGGCCGCGATCCGTCCGCCGGCCGTTTACGGTCCCGGCGATCGCGAGATGCTGCCGCTTTTCGAGGGCATGGCCCGCGGACTGGCGCCGATCCCCGGCGACGGCCGCGGCCGGTTCTCGATGATCCACGTCGCCGACCTGGCCTCGGCCGTGCTGGCATGGGTGGACAACGACGGCGTGTCGGGCGCCATCCACGAACTGGACGACGGGCACGCCCGCGGCTACGACTGGGATACCGTGCTCGCCACGGCCGCGCGCGTGCTGCGCGACGGTGCGCCCATCCGCCGGCTGCGCATCCCCGTGGCCTGCCTGCGCGTCGTCGCCGGCGTCAACCTGCTGGCGGCGCGCCTCTTCGGCTACGCGCCCATGCTGACGCCGGGCAAGGTGCGCGAAATCACGCACGCCGACTGGACGTGCGACAACCGGACATTTACAGAAGCGACTGGCTGGCATCCCGCGATCGGCTTCGCCGAAGGCCTGGCGCAAACGCTCGGCAAGACACCTGCCGCACTGAACGGAGTGCCCCAATGAACTATCAAGACCTGGTCAATCAGGTGGTCGATCTCGTCACCCCGTTGGCCGAGGGCCGTGTCGCGCACATCGGCCCCAACACCGACCTGACCGGCGAGCTGGCGCTGGATTCGCTCAAGGTCATGGACCTCATGCTCGCGGTCGAGGATCATTTCGACATCTCGGTGCCAGTCAACGCGCTGGCCAACGTCAAGGTCGTGGGCGACCTCGCGTCGCTGATCCAGAAATTCGTAGGTTGAGTGCATGAAAGACAATTCCAGGCTCCAGGCGGTACAGAACGTCCGCCAGGAGTTGGCCGCCATCGGGATCGACCCGTTCGGCGTGCAGATCGACCAGATCCTCTCGCCGACCCGTGGATTGATCCATGGCCGCGAGGTCATTCTCGCGGGTACCAACAACTACCTCGGCCTGACCTTCGACCCGGATTGCATCGCCGCTGCCCGCGAGGCCCTGGAGCACGCCGGTACCGGCACCACCGGCTCGCGCATGGCCAACGGCAGCTACGCGTCGCATCGCGAGCTCGAACTGGAGCTGGCGCGCTTCTACGACAAGCGCGACGCCATCGTGTTCTCGACCGGCTACCAGGCCAACCTGGGCATGATCTCGGCCCTGGCCGGCCCCGGCGACACCGTGATGATCGACGCCGACAGCCATGCCAGCATCTACGACGGCTGCCGCCTGGCCGGCGCGGAGACCATCCGCTTCCGCCACAACGATCCGGACGACCTCGCCAAGCGCATGCGCCGGCTCAAGGACAAGGCCCCCGACGCGCTGATCGTGGTGGAAGGCGTCTACAGCATGCTCGGCGACCGCGCGCCTCTACGCGAGTTCGTGGACGTCAAGAAACAGTTCGGCGCCACCCTGCTGGTCGACGAGGCCCATTCGATGGGCGTGCTCGGCGCGAAGGGACGCGGCCTCGCCGAAGAGGTGGGCGTGCTGGACGACGTCGACTACGTGGTGGGCACCTTCAGCAAGAGCCTGGGCAACACGGGCGGCTTCTGCGTGGGCGACACCGACGAGATGGAGCTGCTGCGCTACGCCAGCCGTCCCTACGTGTTCACCGCCTCGCTGCCGCCGGCGACCATCGCGGCCACGCGCGCGGCGTTGCGCAAGCTCGAAAAGGCCGACGACCTGCGCGAGCGCCTCCAGGCGAACGCGCAGCGCCTGCACGACGGCCTGAGCAAGCTCGGCTTCCGCCTCGGCGCACCGGCCAACGCGGTGGTGGCGGTACTGGCCGGCGAGAAGGTCGCGGCACTGCGCTTCTGGGCCCACCTGCTGGAGAACGGCGTCTACGTGAACCTCATGGTGCCGCCGGCCACGCCCAGCGACGAATCGCTGCTCCGCTGCAGCGTCAGCGCGGCGCATACGCCCGAACAGATCGACGCCATCTGCGCCGCCTTCGCCAGCTGGCCCGGCGCGGGAAGATGAGGCACTGGTTCTCCGATGGTGCGTTCCGCGCCATCGTGCGCAATGCCTCCTACCTCGGCTCCAGCAACCTCGTCAGCGCCCTGCTGGGGCTGCTGGCGCTGGCCTGCGCCGGTCGCGCGATGGACCCGGCGCTGTTCGGCACGCTGGTGGTGATGCAGGCCTACGCCAAGAGCGTGAGCGACTTCGCCAAGTTCCAGACCTGGCAGTTCGTGGTGCAGTTCGGCACGCCGGCGCTGACGCGCCGCGACCTCGACCGCTTCCGCGACGTGGCCGGTTTCTCCTTCGGCCTGGACCTGGCCAGCGGCGCCATCGCCCTCGTCGGCGGCATGATCCTGTTGCCGCTGCTCGGCCATGCCGTCGGCATCGATCCCACCGACTTCTGGTGGGCGCTGGGCTACTGCACCCTGATCCCCACCATGACCGCGGCCACGCCCACGGGCATCCTGCGCGCGATCGACCGCTTCGACCTGATCGCCGTGCAGCAGGCGGTGACGCCGTTCCTGCGAGCCGTGGGTAGCGTGATCGCCTACTTCGGCGACCTCGGCTTTCCCGGATTCATCGCCACCTGGTACGTCTCCAGCCTCGTCGGCGACGGCGCGCTGTGGTGGTTCGCCGTGCGCGAACTGCGCCGGCAGAACATCGACCATGCGCTTCGCCCCGGGCTCTTCGGCGTGGCCCGCCGCATCCAGGGCGCATGGGACTTCGTCTGGACCACCAACTTCGCGCACTCGATCTGGTCGGCGCGCAACGCCGGCAGCAACGTACTCGTCGGCATCATGCTCGGCCCCACCGCGGCCGGCCTGTTCAAGGTGGCCCTCACCTTCTTCGACGCCGCGGGCACGCCCGCATCGCTCATGCAGAAGAGCTTCTATCCGGAGATCCGCCGCCTCGACCCGGCGAGCGACCGCCCCTGGAAGCTCGGCCTGCGCTCGGCGGCACTGGCCGGTGGCCTGGGCGTACTGGTGGCGCTGCTGGTGATCGTCGTGGGCAAGCCGCTCATCGCCTCGGTGTTCGGCCACGAGTACCTGGAGTCGTACGCCCTGCTCCAGGTGATGTCCGCCGCGCTGGTCGTTTCCATGGCCGGGTTCCCGCTGGAATCGCTGCTCTACATCGCGGGCCGCCAGCGCGCCGCGCTGGTGGCGCAGGCGCTCGCCGCCGTGCTCTACGCGCTGTTGCTCATCGCGCTCACCCATTACGTCGGCATCATGGGTGCCGCCATCGCCTACTTCGGCGGCCAGTGCCTGGAAGCGTTCTTCTCGCTGGTTCCCACCGTCACGGCCTACCGCAGGCGGCATACGCTTTCGTATTACGCCCCGGGGGAGGCGGGCCCATGAACGGCGTCTACGGCGGTCTTCGCTGGCAGCGGTTCCCGAGGGAAACCCTCCGGCGCCTGTTCGATGCGGTGGATACCGACGACGTGGTCGATGCCCACGTGGCCCTGCCCGATCCCATCGTGCTGTCGTGCCCGCGCGACCAGATCGAGCGCTGCTACGCGCTGTGCCTGCAGTTCTGGCACGACGGCGTGCACCGCAAGGAGCTGCTGCAACTGGTCGACAAGCTGTTGCGCAACGAAGGACTCAGCGCCGACGAGCGGATGCTGTACAAGTACATCCGCGCGCGTTACAAGCACCTGCGCTTCGCCCAGCGGCTCTACGGCAAGCGCCATCGTTCCGGGCTGCTGTTCGACTTCACCACGCGCGTGATGGGCCACCTGCAGGATGCGTTCCGCAGCGGCCGTCGCGCCGGCGTGCTGCGTCACGGCCGACGCCTGAAGCTGCTGCTCTCGCGCCCGGTGTGGATCATGGTCAAGCGCGGGCTCGAACAGATCGAACTCGACGACGAGGCCGGCTTCATCGCGCACCAGCGGGCGGAAATGCGCCGGCTGAAGAAGGCCATGGAACGCACGCACTTCGCCGGCCACCAGTTCCACACGGTGCGCAAGATCGTCAGCATGCAGGTGTCCTATTACGACACGGTTCGCTCGATCGCGCCCGAGGAGCATGCGTTGCGCATGTCGCGATTCCTCGCCGCGATCAACGGCCTGATGGGCGCGCGCCACGACGAAATGGTGGCCGAGTCGCTGTCGGGTCGTCGCAGTTACGACACGCCCGCGCCGCTGACCACGCAGATGCGCTCGCGACTCGAGGCGTTGGTGGCGCGTTATCCGTTTTAGCGAACGCGCGTCGTCGCTCGCACGAACGCAAGGCGCTGGGTTCCTGCCTGCGCAGGAACGACGAGCTACACGTTTTACCGTCGCTTGCAAACCAACTCACGTCGTTCTCGCCCGCGCGGACGCGACGAGCCAAAGTCCTACCGTCGCGTATACAACCACCTCACGTCGTTCCTGCGCAGGCAGGAACCCAGCGCCTTGCGCAAACGACGAGCTACACGTTTTACCGTCGCTTGCAAACCAACTCACGTCGTTCTCCCCCGCGCGGACGCGACGAGCCAAAGTCCTACCGTCGCGTATACAACCACCTCACGTCGTTCCTGCGCAGGCAGGAACCCAGCGCCTTGCGCAAACGACGAGCTACACGTTTTACCGTCGCTTGCAAACCAACTCACGTCGTTCTCGCCCGCGCGGACGCGACGAGCCAAAGTCCTACCGTCGCGTATACAACCACCTCACGTCGTTCCTGCGCAGGCAGGAACCCAGCGTCTTGCGCAAACGACGAGCTACACGTTTTACCGTCGCTTGCAAACCAACTCGCGTCGTTCTCGCCCGCGCGGACGCGACGAGCCAAAGTCCTACCGTCGCGTACACAACCACCTCACGTCGTTCCTGCGCAGGCAGGAACCCAGCGTCTTGCGCACGTGCAGGCGACAACGCCCCATGCGGCTTCATGGGATGACAGACAACGCGACGGCATTCTGCTACGTTCACACCGTTGCCTGCGCTGCGCCGCAGGCAACCATCGCACGAAGCGGTGAAGCGTGACCCCGGCGTGGTGACACACGCCGAGGCCACTGACCCAAACAACTTACTGAGAGTTGATTGAGCTATGGCAAATTCTACGCCATCCCCCCGCCCGCCGCTTCCCCACGGCGACACCCTCGACGGTTACCGGGTCGTCTGGACCTTCCCCAGACGCGGTTGACGAACCGCGGCGTCTCGCCGTGTTCCTGAGACTTTACTCAGCCGTGTACCCGGCGCGTCACGCCGTACCCACTTCTCAACCCGACAACCCGGCGCCCGGTCACGGGCAGGCCGACGAGCGCTCATCGTTCGCGCGATGCGTTCCTCGTGGCACGTCGTGTTCGCACGGCGTGCCACACCTCCTACGGAGATCACGTCATGAACGACGACACCGATACCACGATCGACACCTTGCTCAACGAAGCGGGCGAATACCTACAATACGCCCAGGGCGTGGTCGATCTGCTGATCGAACGCACCACCGAAATCGAGTTGTGCGATCGACGGCAAACGCTGCTGGCGCTGGGCGCCGTGGGCGTTCTCATGAAACTCAGCACACACCGCGCCATGCAGGCGCATCACCGTTGGCAGCTACCCTGAACTCCTACCGAAGGGGTGGGAGCGGACCCTGTCCGCGAACCCTCAGGCTCTCCGACGAGCGAAGGAGGCCATGCGGCGATCGTGCGAGCGGTTACCGCCTACACGATCACCACGTCGCCTCCTTCGCTTTAGCCACGCTGAGGGTTCGCGGACAGGGTCCGCTCCCACTCCCATTCAGTCCTTCGGTAGTCGACGTTCTCATGACCGCCACGTCGTCCGCGTGCTATGAATTTTCCTCGGAGCCGTAATCGCAGGGAGTGGCATGAAGCCATGGTGTTGGCGCCTCGGGATGGCCCTGAGTGGCCTGGGCGCGGGGTTGGTAT
This window of the Luteibacter aegosomatis genome carries:
- a CDS encoding lipopolysaccharide biosynthesis protein codes for the protein MRHWFSDGAFRAIVRNASYLGSSNLVSALLGLLALACAGRAMDPALFGTLVVMQAYAKSVSDFAKFQTWQFVVQFGTPALTRRDLDRFRDVAGFSFGLDLASGAIALVGGMILLPLLGHAVGIDPTDFWWALGYCTLIPTMTAATPTGILRAIDRFDLIAVQQAVTPFLRAVGSVIAYFGDLGFPGFIATWYVSSLVGDGALWWFAVRELRRQNIDHALRPGLFGVARRIQGAWDFVWTTNFAHSIWSARNAGSNVLVGIMLGPTAAGLFKVALTFFDAAGTPASLMQKSFYPEIRRLDPASDRPWKLGLRSAALAGGLGVLVALLVIVVGKPLIASVFGHEYLESYALLQVMSAALVVSMAGFPLESLLYIAGRQRAALVAQALAAVLYALLLIALTHYVGIMGAAIAYFGGQCLEAFFSLVPTVTAYRRRHTLSYYAPGEAGP
- a CDS encoding NAD-dependent epimerase/dehydratase family protein codes for the protein MNDAPGRASTVVALTGATGFIGNALRERLLRGGHAVRALYRPRRGRVMPQAPGLTWVAGDLGDRDALAALVEGAKVVVHCAGNVRGARREDFDLVNEKGVADIAQAARGTAGCERFLLISSLAAREPQLSDYARSKRLGEEALAAHAGHLAWAAIRPPAVYGPGDREMLPLFEGMARGLAPIPGDGRGRFSMIHVADLASAVLAWVDNDGVSGAIHELDDGHARGYDWDTVLATAARVLRDGAPIRRLRIPVACLRVVAGVNLLAARLFGYAPMLTPGKVREITHADWTCDNRTFTEATGWHPAIGFAEGLAQTLGKTPAALNGVPQ
- a CDS encoding acyl carrier protein → MNYQDLVNQVVDLVTPLAEGRVAHIGPNTDLTGELALDSLKVMDLMLAVEDHFDISVPVNALANVKVVGDLASLIQKFVG
- the spt gene encoding serine palmitoyltransferase, which encodes MKDNSRLQAVQNVRQELAAIGIDPFGVQIDQILSPTRGLIHGREVILAGTNNYLGLTFDPDCIAAAREALEHAGTGTTGSRMANGSYASHRELELELARFYDKRDAIVFSTGYQANLGMISALAGPGDTVMIDADSHASIYDGCRLAGAETIRFRHNDPDDLAKRMRRLKDKAPDALIVVEGVYSMLGDRAPLREFVDVKKQFGATLLVDEAHSMGVLGAKGRGLAEEVGVLDDVDYVVGTFSKSLGNTGGFCVGDTDEMELLRYASRPYVFTASLPPATIAATRAALRKLEKADDLRERLQANAQRLHDGLSKLGFRLGAPANAVVAVLAGEKVAALRFWAHLLENGVYVNLMVPPATPSDESLLRCSVSAAHTPEQIDAICAAFASWPGAGR